The following is a genomic window from Phaseolus vulgaris cultivar G19833 chromosome 6, P. vulgaris v2.0, whole genome shotgun sequence.
TGAAAGAAACATCATCTGaaatataattcttttaatgAATGCCATGTGCCTTTCTCTTTTATGGACGTCTGTCATATTTAAATGTATCTGTTGCTTTGTGCTTACTATCTTGATATATGTATCAAACTAGTTAATCCTCAACCTAGTAGCTGTTATGCCTGTCTCTTTTCTGGCAATGTTTATTTGTAGCAGTGATTGTAAGTTTAAAATTCAACATTCCTCTCTCCAACCCTCTTTTATCctttgaaataaaattctatGGATTTTTGGTATGATatgtaaaattgaaaaatggCAGATATAATCAGTTTTGGTCAGGAGTATTACCAGCAGGTGATACCTCTGTTAACATATCTATCTTACCAATTAGAGCAAAATGATTTTTGAATGTAAAAATTAGATAAGATTCTGGTATCTAGCCTGTTTTAATGAAACATtagttatcatattattattcacccacaaataagaaatattttcgGTGTCTGGTGTCTGTTAGTGTGGGAGATTGGTTAGATAGGTTGAGATAATAAGatcagaaaattattttaaataatgccCTTCTATTTTCTCAATTTTATTTGGTGTCTTGGGAATTATATTTGATTGGTTTGCAAGGAGTGTTGTCCTTGGTTTCATCAGTGTGCATTTGtgtactaatttattttttattattgaaaaatgaATAATAGTCTGAGTGCAAAAACAGGTGAATGGAAGCTTGTTGCCTGCATCTGTGATGTCCCTTTATTGTGCTTATGTGTGCTACACGGGTCTTTCTAGTGAACCTCGTGACTATGAATGCAATGGTCTCAACAAGTCCCGAGCTGTTAGCACAAGTACCCTCGTTCTTGGCATGTTAACAACAGTTCTATCAGTGCTGTATTCGGCCCTTCGTGCTGGATCTTCCAAGACATTCTTATCACCACCATCATCACCTAAATTAGGTAATAAAACATGTTTGAAATCCTTTATGATCTCTTATCTTATGATGTCTGTGTTGTTATTTTGAATTGTGCATTTGATTTAACTTATTTTGAAGATACTCTCCCCTCTTCCCCACTGGTCTGAGAGTTTTTGATACAATTGTCTATTTTGCCAAAAAAAAGGTTCTCCCAAATATGCAAAATTTTATCCTCTTTGGGAATGTAACAGTCGAATTTGGACTAGAAAAAACTGGAAATCAGTCCTCTGACAGGTCAAGTTTACTTAACAAGTCATCCAAGAAAACATTGATTGATAAAAAGTGATCAAATGAGATACAAATGCACTTATTTATTTAGAGTTTACTGAACAAAATTGTAACCAACATATTTGAGTCCAAATAAACCTGTTATCCTGGTTATGTCTCATTTTGCATGTTATATATTTCAGGTGAGAGCAAACCTCTTCTTGAAgaagcagaagaaggaaaggcaAAGAAAGAGGAAAAGGAAGCACGACCAGTTAGCTATTCGTATTCATTCTTCCACCTCATATTTGCCCTGGCTAGCATGTATTCAGCCATGCTTCTCTCTGGATGGACCAGCACATATGAGAGTTCAGATCTCATAGATGTTGGTTGGACCTCAGTATGGGTTCGAATCGGCACCGAATGGGTTACTGCTGTATTGTATATCTGGTCTCTCACGGCCCCTTTGTTCTTCCCTGATCGTGAATTTGCATAGTTCTCTTCTCACATAAATTACCACTACTTTATGACATTCTCCATGGTTGGTCTTTGGGTATTGTAAGTTATTTATGACCTTCTGTGTCTTCATGCTGGAATCTTGTGTGTTGCTTGCAATACATGATATATGTATATAGATTCACCCCTTCATGTCAGATGTAATacattttattgtatttttcaaagtttatcttatttcttTAATTATGTACACTGCTGAATCTAAATCCGATATAAATAACTTTGTAGTTTATGGTCGACAACACATTCCACCCTTCCTTTCTAAATTGAAGTCCACTATCTTATGTATGATTTACTTCCTCACACTTCAGCTCCTTGTCAAGATGTCAGTAGTGTCAATTCTCAGACAATGTCATTACtacaaacaattaaaatatacatataagtaaattattaattattaactatttttaaatataaagacaaatttgtaatcttatttttttatcaattaaaagaattaaaatttcattacatCTATCattatattcataaattttctcttcattttttcaTTCTATTTATCTTAATACAAACAACTTTATTTTTctcacaataattttttattgatccaAATCAAAgcattaatatttaataaaattgatgAGAAGTAGTAAAATGGCTACTTTGGCACTCACTTTTTACACATGAATGGTATTTGTCTAGATTGAAACAAGGATGTCATTTAGgtagtgattttgaaaattcaaatttgCCATTTCTTGATCATCTTCATCTCTAGGCACCAAGGTTATTCATCATTATAACTTGATGAAAAATGTGACAGAGTATCACCCCAGAGCCTTATAGTCACAGTCACGAACTTAGAACATCCCTATTTAGTGGCGATGCTCCATCTGCAACATCAATGCCCACGTGTGAAGAAGACCGAACAATACGTGCCTTTGCATTCATAGCCACCGCGCACGTTAAATTCACAAAAATTCTTTGAAACTTTCAACAAACTCATGAAATTGAAACACTTTTCATCACAGAGTCTCAAGATCTCGACACAAAACTGAATACTCAGTTATGTAAATACTTAAGGAgcattttataattctttttacACAAAAGTTTATTTTTGATTTGTAAGGTTAATATAAGCCTTTTCccacttattttttaataatttttatataaacaacTATCGGTTTTTGGTTTTTggctttattttaattttaaagaggATGACGTTAACTTGATTGTTTAAGCAGGCATTGTCAGAgctccaaaaaaaaaatcatataatgaACGTAAAGAGACAGCCTTAAAACACACTACATTCCTTCATTTAATAGTATTCAATAAACTTAAGAAAATGTGTTGAATTTATTTCACACAAATATCAAAACTCTTATTTATGAAGGCCATtgacaaaaattataaatatttcttaaaagaTACCTATTTAAATCACCCACTGCAAGTCATCTGATCTTCTTGTCTCTTCTAAATAAATTTactgtaatatttttatttcttctatGTAGGTCCTTAACTTTAAATAAAGCATTTCATTGAAGGGGGTGTCGAATATTGTTTATCGTTTATAAATATTACAATTGAAATAAGgtttaaacttttatttattttttataattcagtttgatttaaaacttaaatccaaatttgatatatttttttttacaaaaacaaTTCTCTATATGAAAGATAATTTTGTTTGATACGAATTATTAAcaacgaaaaaaaaaattagtatgtATTTCATGTAATTGCGTATAAAAAGTTATTGCTTAAACAGATATACGcgtcaatttatttttatagtttaGAAATACAAGGCATagataattaattgaaaaatatttttatatacttCTGTAACTGTAAGTGTTTATTATTAAACTAATGATTTAGAATTACACGGTCATGTAATAAGGttataattaaaagaagaaTATTAAGAAGTTTTACATAAGTagtattttataactaaatccCTTAACatgtatattttgaaatttgaatttttaatgttgaaatttatatttcattaaaaCATTGGTGATGAGTTAAAGTTTTAGTTAATAATaatttggttttggttttggttgtTGGAGTAGTAAAAAAAGAGGGAAAAAAGaagtgttgtgttgtgttggggtaaagaagaagatgaagccgaagatgaagatggtgcaagaggaagaggaggaggTGGGATTGGGAATGAGCAGAGGAATGATGGTTCAGTGCAATGTGAATAACAAAAGCCATAGCCATAACCATAGCCACAACCACAGCCACAGCCATAGCCATAGCAATAACCATAATCACAACAATGTGTGCAACTGCAAGCACTCTCCCTCGGCCACCTTGGACCTTCTCATCCTCCTCCTCGTCCTCTTCTCCGGGGCCTTCCTCCTCTCCTCCTATTTCTCATACATCTTCCATTCCCTCTCCCTCCTCCTTCCCTCCCTCCCTCTCTCCTACCTCCTCCCCTTCCTCCTCTTTTTCGCCCTCTCCCTCGCCGCCGCCGACTTCTGCTGCGGCCCCCGATCCCGCCGCTGTCAGCGCTCCGGATGCAAGGGCCTCAAGAAGGCCATGGAGTTCGATTTGCAGATTCACCGCTTCGGCTCCGCCCCCTCCCCCGATGCCTCCGCCGAAATTGACCGCCTGCCCTGGAAGGGCGGCACCGAGGCCAACCCCGATTATGAGTGCCTCCGCTCCGAACTCCGCAAGATGGCTCCCCCTAACGGCCGCGCCCTCTTGCTCTTCCGGGCGCCCTGCGGCTGCCCCGTCGCCAAACTGGAGGCCTCCGGTCCCAAAAAGGGCAAACGTCATAAGAGGTTCGTTTCTTCCTTTCTCTTCTTATGTGACTCGGTTGTGTAATGTTTAGATCGAGTTGCAGATCTGTTCCGTTTTACGGGCTTCGAAAATTATATTGAATCATGTAGGTTATAATGGTGAATGTTGTTTCTTTGTTGATTCTGTGTGGCTGAGATTGAGTTTCTGTGTGTTCCTAGTTTTGAATTGCTTTTTAAGATGTACATACATACATTCATAGATGCCTTTTTCTGCGAAGTGAAAAGCTGGTTAGTGTCTTTTAATCGAATTCTTTGTTGAAGTAATGGATTCTACGAGCGCTTCATATTCTTAGTTGGGGATATCTGTTTGCCTTATGGAGGATTTAAGTGAAGGATCTGGGGGTTCTTAGAATTCACTGTATAGGACTAGATGGGATAGCATGTGCTTGTAGAGTGTAGAATCCAACTTTCTCTTGGAGTGGCTttgactcttctttttcacttttaaTTGTTAGTACTTGGTATTGAGATTAACATTGTTTGAGATTGTATGAGATAGGGGCTGGAATATTGATTATCTtcattataattgtttttgtc
Proteins encoded in this region:
- the LOC137832278 gene encoding uncharacterized protein At5g19025, with the translated sequence MKPKMKMVQEEEEEVGLGMSRGMMVQCNVNNKSHSHNHSHNHSHSHSHSNNHNHNNVCNCKHSPSATLDLLILLLVLFSGAFLLSSYFSYIFHSLSLLLPSLPLSYLLPFLLFFALSLAAADFCCGPRSRRCQRSGCKGLKKAMEFDLQIHRFGSAPSPDASAEIDRLPWKGGTEANPDYECLRSELRKMAPPNGRALLLFRAPCGCPVAKLEASGPKKGKRHKRTQPSATLNGGDHR
- the LOC137832276 gene encoding uncharacterized protein isoform X2 — its product is MIGVKDQNDRRDSWHHGGWPAKLVVWLLLLVLAFFLPDAIILVYGFIAKFGAGLFLLIQVIILLDFTHSWNDAWVEKDEQKWYIALLAVSVGCYIAAFTVSGILFIWFNPSGYDCSINIFFLVMTMILAFVFAIIALHPTVNGSLLPASVMSLYCAYVCYTGLSSEPRDYECNGLNKSRAVSTSTLVLGMLTTVLSVLYSALRAGSSKTFLSPPSSPKLGESKPLLEEAEEGKAKKEEKEARPVSYSYSFFHLIFALASMYSAMLLSGWTSTYESSDLIDVGWTSVWVRIGTEWVTAVLYIWSLTAPLFFPDREFA